A genomic region of Pseudomonadota bacterium contains the following coding sequences:
- a CDS encoding OsmC family protein, which yields MGPFDNGGSRRRTMTTSSFAFRDGFNGLRDAFETDRETAKATFSATSRQIAGLHSRVNTRNFFLDVDEPEALGGTDKGPNPVELVLAALASCQEITYRLYADRLGIPIDGVSVHLDGDIDLSGFTAANEDVRPGFTAIRGSVDIDSPAPLEDLERLKATVDRYCPVLDIIGGETPVSLEITPAAVHISAAE from the coding sequence GTGGGCCCGTTCGATAACGGTGGTTCAAGGAGACGGACTATGACCACATCATCATTCGCGTTCCGCGACGGCTTTAATGGCCTGCGCGATGCTTTCGAGACCGACCGCGAGACGGCAAAAGCAACGTTCAGCGCCACCAGTCGGCAGATCGCCGGGCTGCACAGCCGCGTCAACACGCGCAATTTCTTCCTGGATGTCGACGAACCGGAAGCACTCGGCGGCACCGACAAGGGCCCGAACCCGGTCGAACTGGTGCTTGCGGCGCTGGCGTCATGTCAGGAGATCACCTATCGGCTCTACGCTGACCGACTCGGCATCCCGATCGATGGCGTCTCCGTGCATCTGGACGGCGATATCGACTTGAGCGGCTTCACTGCCGCCAACGAGGACGTCAGGCCGGGCTTCACCGCCATTCGTGGCAGTGTGGATATCGACAGCCCAGCGCCGCTTGAAGACCTCGAACGACTAAAAGCGACGGTTGATCGCTACTGCCCGGTGCTCGACATCATCGGGGGCGAAACGCCCGTTAGCCTGGAAATAACCCCCGCGGCGGTACATATTTCGGCGGCGGAGTAG
- a CDS encoding O-acetylhomoserine aminocarboxypropyltransferase/cysteine synthase, translated as MTESQNPETIVLHAGYRSDETTNAVAVPIYQTTSYQFDSTEHASNLFGLKEFGNIYTRIMNPTNDVLEKRIAALEGGVASLALGSGQAASLFAIQNICHAGDNFVSSTDLYGGTWNLFVNTLSTMGIEVRYVDPADPEGFRKATDERTRCYYAETLPNPKLNVFPIKEVADIGRELGVPLIMDNTACPVLCRPFDHGAAIIVYSTTKYIGGHGTSIGGMIVDGGNFDWEAQGDRFPMLNQPDPSYHGAVWTEAVKPLGPIAYIIKARVTLLRDVGAPMSPFNAFQFIQGLETLPLRMERHCENAAAVAQYLSSNDKVTNVIFPGMQSGELKRRADAYLKGGYGALVGFELKGGLESGRKFIDALQMFYHVANIGDARSLAIHPASTTHSQLSPEDQLATGVSEGYVRLSIGIEHIDDILADLKQALEAA; from the coding sequence ATGACCGAGAGCCAAAACCCGGAAACCATCGTCCTGCACGCCGGTTACCGCAGCGACGAGACCACCAACGCGGTCGCCGTGCCGATCTATCAGACCACATCCTATCAGTTCGATAGCACCGAGCACGCGTCGAATCTGTTCGGCCTGAAAGAGTTCGGGAACATCTATACCCGGATCATGAATCCGACCAACGACGTGCTTGAAAAGCGCATCGCCGCGTTAGAGGGCGGTGTCGCCTCGCTGGCTCTGGGTTCGGGTCAGGCCGCATCATTGTTCGCGATCCAAAATATCTGCCACGCCGGCGATAATTTCGTAAGTTCCACAGATCTTTATGGCGGAACGTGGAACCTTTTTGTGAACACACTGAGCACCATGGGTATCGAGGTCCGCTACGTCGACCCCGCCGATCCCGAGGGCTTCCGCAAGGCGACCGACGAGCGCACGCGCTGCTATTACGCCGAGACCCTGCCCAACCCGAAGCTGAACGTCTTCCCGATCAAGGAAGTCGCCGACATCGGCCGCGAGCTCGGCGTGCCGTTGATCATGGACAACACCGCCTGCCCGGTTCTGTGCCGGCCATTCGACCATGGCGCGGCCATCATCGTTTATTCGACGACCAAGTACATCGGCGGTCACGGCACCTCGATCGGCGGCATGATCGTCGATGGCGGCAACTTCGATTGGGAAGCCCAGGGCGACCGTTTCCCGATGCTGAACCAGCCCGATCCCAGCTATCACGGCGCGGTCTGGACCGAGGCGGTCAAGCCGCTGGGGCCGATCGCCTATATCATCAAGGCGCGCGTCACCCTGTTGCGCGACGTTGGCGCGCCGATGAGCCCGTTCAACGCGTTCCAGTTCATCCAGGGTCTGGAGACCCTGCCGCTCAGGATGGAACGCCATTGCGAGAATGCCGCGGCGGTCGCCCAATACCTCTCCAGCAACGACAAGGTCACCAATGTGATCTTCCCGGGCATGCAATCAGGCGAACTCAAGCGCCGCGCCGATGCCTATCTGAAGGGAGGCTATGGCGCGCTGGTCGGTTTCGAGCTCAAGGGTGGGTTGGAATCCGGGCGCAAGTTCATCGATGCCCTTCAAATGTTCTATCACGTCGCCAACATCGGCGATGCCAGGAGCCTCGCCATCCATCCGGCGTCGACAACCCACTCTCAGTTGTCACCGGAGGACCAGCTTGCGACCGGCGTTTCGGAAGGCTATGTCAGGCTATCGATCGGTATCGAGCATATCGACGACATCCTTGCCGACCTGAAACAGGCGCTGGAAGCAGCATGA
- the hemB gene encoding porphobilinogen synthase translates to MTNGPISFPGAYPATRLRRNRLEAWSRRLVAETSLGPGDLIWPIFVREGENEREPVGSMPGVDRLSVDLIIEAAKEARDLGIPAVALFPNTPQDAKSADGREATNAGNLVCRATAAIKAQIDDLGVMVDVALDPYTTHGHDGILDGEEILNDETVEILCRQALVQAESGCDIISPSDMMDGRIGAIRTALDGAGFRNVRIMAYAAKYASGFYGPFRDALGSSANLGQGDKRTYQMNPANADEALREVAFDLNEGADMVMVKPGMPYLDIVRRVKDTFGAPTFAYQVSGEYAMIQGAVERGWLDGAKVWPETMHCFKRAGADGVLTYAAVDIARSLNAA, encoded by the coding sequence GTGACGAATGGTCCGATCAGTTTTCCCGGCGCCTATCCGGCGACGCGGCTCAGGCGCAACCGGCTTGAGGCCTGGTCGCGCCGCCTCGTCGCCGAGACGTCACTGGGTCCCGGGGATCTGATCTGGCCGATCTTCGTGCGCGAGGGCGAAAACGAACGCGAGCCCGTCGGTTCGATGCCCGGTGTCGACCGACTCAGCGTTGATCTGATCATCGAGGCCGCTAAAGAAGCCCGCGACCTGGGCATCCCGGCGGTCGCGCTCTTTCCGAATACGCCGCAGGACGCCAAATCCGCGGATGGCCGCGAGGCGACCAACGCCGGCAATTTGGTGTGCCGGGCGACCGCAGCGATCAAAGCACAGATCGACGACTTGGGCGTCATGGTCGATGTCGCGCTTGATCCCTATACGACCCACGGCCATGACGGCATTCTGGACGGTGAGGAAATCCTCAACGACGAGACCGTGGAGATCCTGTGCCGTCAAGCGCTGGTCCAGGCCGAGTCCGGCTGCGACATCATCTCGCCGTCGGACATGATGGACGGTCGTATTGGCGCCATTCGAACCGCGCTTGACGGCGCGGGATTTCGCAACGTGCGCATCATGGCCTATGCGGCGAAGTACGCATCGGGCTTCTATGGCCCATTCCGCGACGCGCTCGGTTCGTCCGCCAACCTGGGTCAGGGCGACAAGCGCACCTATCAGATGAACCCGGCCAACGCCGACGAAGCTTTGCGCGAGGTCGCGTTCGACCTCAATGAAGGCGCCGACATGGTCATGGTCAAACCGGGCATGCCCTATCTGGATATCGTGCGCCGGGTCAAAGATACCTTCGGCGCACCGACCTTCGCCTATCAGGTGTCGGGCGAGTACGCGATGATCCAGGGTGCCGTCGAACGCGGCTGGCTGGACGGCGCCAAGGTGTGGCCGGAAACCATGCATTGTTTTAAGCGCGCCGGCGCCGACGGCGTCTTGACCTATGCCGCCGTTGACATCGCACGCAGTCTCAACGCGGCGTGA